A region of the Vigna radiata var. radiata cultivar VC1973A unplaced genomic scaffold, Vradiata_ver6 scaffold_268, whole genome shotgun sequence genome:
aaaacaattttcaaggGGCATAATCTTAAAGTGATCGCAAGCAATCTTTttagcaaaacaaaaaaaacaaaaaaaaaaaatcaggggCAACTTATGTAAGAGGTTCTTGAACAAGTCAGGTTGACATcatgtcataattttttttttcaaaacacaaggaaaaaatgaaagtgacaaacttaatttttgaagattttcattttttgtgacAAGCATTTTTTTAGCCCATTTAAtagttttcttcaaattcaatttcttgaaaaaaaaaaacaagtgaatGCGATAACaggaagatataaaaaaaatatttctcaaaaagtttttttcattttcatttcgcaaaaaaaaaacataggaaGGGAAATCATTACATTTTGAGTAAATTATTATCTTTcgtttttttatcatttttttatttgatagtaTTTTTTGTTGAGATATGTATGTGTGCATTGCTTGAAAACACTCATCCTCCAGCCTTCccccaaaagaaaaaagtttggCTCTAACAAACACTAATACTATCCACGAACTAGAGCATATTGATcttattaaacttatttttgcTTGTGCTATTTAGGAACTCCCTAACTAGCCAAAAGcatacaaaagaaaatcaaaccaattggggcaatcctttttcaataaattcctTCCTTACTCGTTTCCCTATCCTGAACAAAACCCATGCTTAAAAACTGGGGTAGCTTTGACATTCATGGATCCATATCTCCATACTCATTTTACCAAACACCAACATCTTTTTGGTGTATTGTATCTCATATTGATATTCACATATTGCACGCCAACGTTGTTGTCCCAGTTTCCTTTAAATCCTTTTAAATCTTTACCACTTTCAACTTTTCTGTGAATTCAAGCATGCACATATCAATGTCAAAAGAAAATGTCAAGCATTGTTTTGAATATCCaactttagaatttttttggcacccattgttttttcaaaaatgtaagACGTACATGAATTTGAtgatttcaaagaaaacaagataactcctaaaaaatgaagtaaaacaaaatcaatcaaaggttaaagaatttcaaaatactcatttgcataattttttcatcataaaaaaaaaatcattatctgCATAATTAACTATCATAAATATCTTCGTCAATAAGATACTTTATGAATGGTTATCAAacctctttcatttcaaaaatacaaaaagatcaACATGCATATAGGTTCAAGTTAGCCAGGTCTTTCTATATTGGTCTTCTACTCAGCAATGAAACCCTAGACTCAGCACCATCAACTCCTACAATAACCACTGATTCAGAGTATCAAACACCATTACCATTACCATCATCGGCGCTCAGACTGTGGAGGCCTCAAGCGCAAAGAAATTTAAGGAACCAATGGTCACAATTGACGGAACTTTTCTTCGTTTGCAAGAAGATCCCATCTCTCCCAAAGGACATGACCAGAGTGACTTTGGAAATACTAGAGATGGTGGTGGAATTCcagtatttacattttattcaatCACTTCACATGTGAAATTTGATGAGGATTTGGTTCAGATGTTTAGGCCGGAATTGTGTTTGAAGCGATTACTTGTAAATTGGTTATGAAACTTAAGAGGTAAAGAAATTGCACTGGTCAACTCAGCTTTATGACGATGAACTCAAAGATTTGAAAGACTACAATTTGTACTGTGAAGTAACTCATGGACCAGTTCCACCAAGTTTTAAGGATGGGAAGTCTGATGTTACCTCTTTAAGATTTGAAAACCAACCCAATCCTAAGGTTTTACAGCTTGTAGAGGCAAACATAAACGCTCTCAAAGTGAATGAGATATTTACAATGGATGGTAGGGAAATGCATGTCAGCATTGTTTAAAGCTTCCAGAACGAGTCTTTAACATCGAGTGACCTCGTGTTTGAAGAGAGGATGAATGAATAGACCTTCTAATATTCTCTTTAGAAGTTTTCATAGTTGGCCATgcgaaaagaaaaacaagatctTCGTATGAGGATGAAATTTGTTCAAGGACAAAATTAGCATAATTTGTGCCCGCATAGATAATATgctgaatatattgcaaatTTGAAGTAGCTGGAAAGAACCTACAAACAACAACGAATGGGTTTGGCTATTTGGATTTTGAACTTGGGTGAAAATTAATTTCGATTAAGCTACTCGTGCACCTCTCCAGCAAGTATTATGAGGTTTGTGAgcttcttcatcaaatattaTGAGGTTCGTGCACCTCTACATCAAATTTtatgagatgattatgattGACCTAGAACCCTCTCTAGAGTTAATGAGATTTGTGAAGCAAgattctaaagaaataaaatcccACCAGGAAAAGGTTGAAATCTTTAATATAGgagggagagagagaagaggTAAAAGTCGGCACCAGCACGAAAGAAAAGTTCAACATAAGTTACCACTCAAGCCAGAATGTCTTTGGATCAAAGATGAAGTTGGAAAGCAGTTNGATGNGAGATTCTTAGNTGGGGCANAATACCCCCAATNGGTANNAAGTATCTACNAAAGAAGGACAATGATGAACAAATGCATGTTGACAATCATACTTCACATCGTCGTCCAAAGATGCATGGGGCAGTCAAAGctgctaataaaaaaaatatatgtcaagAGGATTGTACCTTCACTTTACACGGTTACTGCACAACGGCACACACGTCGACTGAGGCAACACCTTTTTCTTTGGTATATGGAATGAAAGCAGTACTACCCTTCGAGGTAGAAATCCCATCCCTACGAGTATTAATGCAAACCCAGTCAGAAGAAGCATATTGAGTTTAAACCCGATCCGATCAACCTAATCtcattgaggaagaagattgaCCACGACATGCCACGAACATTTATACTAGCAAAGAATGAAGAGGGCATTTGGCAAGAAGATACGCTCTAAAGAATCCGAAGAAGGAGAATTGGTCCTAAGAAAGATTTTGCCAATACAAAAGGATCACAGGGGCAAGTAAACTCCAAGTTATGAAGGCCCATATGTGGTAAAGAAGGCATTTGGTGGCGGGGCACTTACTCTCACAAGAACGAATGGAGAGAAGTTACCTTTGCTAGTTAATTCTGACGCAGTCAAAAAAATCCTATGCACAATGATTCCATGATAGGGAATGGTCTTAAATTGGAATTGATAATATTGTATTATGAATCTTTTCCATCTCTTTCATAAGGTCgctcttaattttcaaaatgccTCTCGAAAATAATGAGCATCACAGGCAGATCCACTGGGTGCGAGTTTGTTCTTAAAGGATGTCGTGGagttaattaaattgaaaccggaaatatgataaaatatttgggTCTCACATGAATTTTCATTCATACATTCATGCTTTGTGCATGCATCATCATAAGAAAAGCATGGCACACCATGCATCGCAACCATTCTACAGGAATTCGTGATCAGTTCAACGAAAGCACATCAGTGACAAAAttcagaattttcaaaaagggGGTGAACAAGGTCTCACACGAATTCCCGACCAAACATCAATGtatcaacaaaattcaaaggaGAAAGTTCAGAGCTATAAGAagatcaattcaaaatatatatacattactGCAACGCCAGAATATCTCAACATCTCCAAATTCTCCAGGTTTACAAGGCTTATGCGCCTCTCTAGGTTCACCAGGTTTACGGGGTTTTGCACCTCCCCaggtttacaaggcttttgcgcctctttaggttcaccaggtttacgaggttttgtGCCTCCCCAAGTTTATGAGGTTTTGcacctctccaggtttacgaggtttttttgcgcctctccaagtttacgaggtttttttgcgcctctccaggtttacgaggtttttttgcgcctctccaagtttacgaggtttttgcacctctccaggtttacgaggttctTGTGCCTCTAAAAAAAGCCCAAttatcatcctggcacaaaagcccagttatcaaCCTGACAccaaaagcccagttatcatcctggcaccaaagcccagttttcatcctAGTACCAAAGCCCAGTTACCATCCTGGCACCAaggcccagttatcatcctggcaccaaagcccagttatcatcctggcaacAACGAATAAACAAAGCCCACttttcatcctggcaccaaagaaAACTATTCACGAGGTTCATACACCTTTCCAGCAAATTTCACAAGGGTATGACACACCCTCCACAGCTGTCACAGCTTTTCAGCAGAATCCACACGATTGATACACTTTACCAGGTACGCTTCGAGGTAATCTTTTTTCATATCTTTGGACCCGAACGAAATTAgtgtctttatctttatttagctTTTACTATGATAACACAAAAAACCCCAAAGTTCATGTTATCTagcaaaatctaaataaataggggcaactgtcaacacccaatttcgtccggaaaagtaaataatcaaaattaaataataagagaatattaattaatggtgggtaaaggaaaaaagaaaaaagaaaaaaataaaataatcttccttaatgcaggacatgtcactttagaatgtttttgaaatgttagtttaatatggtaataatttgaattatattgtctNNNNNNNNNNNNNNNNNNNNNNNNNNNNNNNNNNNNNNNNNNNNNNNNNNNNNNNNNNNNNNNNNNNNNNNNNNNNNNNNNNNNNNNNNNNNNNNNNNNNNNNNNNNNNNatttatttttttcttacaatcaagaccatttctttccctattttgtccattgtcaattaattctcaattaagacaagattgtcataatattacaacatgtgcctataaatacacacttTGTGAAAGGAAAAACGGATggaaaaaaatagaggaaaacacTTAGAGATATTAGGGATTGAAGGTGAGagtatatagaaaaaaatatattcttacaCATAAGGGTTCTATGAACAACAATCACTGAGGAAGCATTAAGGGAATTCCAGAAGCTATAAAGGTATGTCATTTCTGCACTCTTATTCTTCTCctgttattatactttaaagttttcttccaattttttgTACACAGAGACAATGTTTTTTGAAAatcatgaatttttaaatataagtgcgCGTCGGCCTATGGCCAGTTTCTTGtcttctttttccaccattttttttaacacaaaatatttaaaaccaaaagctCAAATTTGTTAAACTAAGCCTTTTCACTTTTTTcgaaaaatatcaaacaatccataataatttttaaacaaactcacaaacctttttcaagataaagaactacgtgatccttgattgtccattaatgTATATACGTAAGACCAAGGTCAatcttgtcgggttcataaaacaaaaactattttttgtttcctaatattttattctattttatttttgattttggggaaaattaaatattttaaaagaaaaccacattaattttatacatttaattaaaggtactgcctttggacAGGCGCGGTAGGGCTCTAACACCTTTCTTACGCATAACTGATTCCCGAACTTATaaatctctttttcgtagaccatgttttttttagggtttttccatagttttccaaaataaattatggtggcgactcccaaaatttTTTCCAAAACCCGcttgtttttcggttcgccgtcctgtcgcgattccggttgctaCAATGGTGACACTCAACCAAATCTACAGTGCAAGGAGATTGGCatgaaaatggttaaaaaatataaaggactACCTCTTGCATTGAAAACAATAGAAAGTCTGTATGGAAATTGTGTTACAAAGTGAAATatggaaattttcaaaaagGAGCATTGTGATATGGTTTCCCCCTCTAGCATTAAGCTATATCCACCTTCCTTCTCATCTCAAAGTCTGTGCCCTCTTTCCCGAGGATTACGAGTTTAAGAAGGAACATTTGATGCCCTTGTGGATGACCGAAAATCTCCCTTGAATGTGTAtcaacaacttttcttttttcgttGGTAGTCACATGTAACAATTCACccttttatgatttcttttaacATCATAATAATTAACCCTTACTCTCTTTACTCTATTATTAGTGTTGTGTAAATGAATTAGAACTAAGTAACCTGGTTTATTATGGGTTTAagttatattgaattttttttttttttaaatttagatatgagttcacttttcaaaatttcctGATGGCAAATTTGAAGAGTAAAACGTACCTTTGAGTGAATTGGTACAAGAATGTCAACTCTActgattaaaaaaagaaaagacgaGGACGCAATTGAGAATCTGAAacctttcaaaattttaaaggaGTTGTCAATCTTTGAAAAGCTTGGagatatcaaaataaaaactggGTAAAGTTTGCTTCCACCCTCTCTTGCTAAGCTACCATTCGTGTTTGTCCAAATCTAGAAAAACTGCACTATAAACAATCGTTGGCTCTTGAGGACTGCCCCCAAACTCCAATGCTTATCAGAGCAGTGTCTTCCCTGATCAATTTCAGAGAGGAGGTGCAGACTGGAAAAAGATGGTTCACATCCAATATCTGAAAATATGCTGTAGTGATTTTGTTCGTTTTGAATACCGATGCATTTGGTTGAATTATAAATGtcgtaaatttaaataaaaagtacagatttataaaattaaattttaaataattattcagtTCTTAATATTTCTATTCACTGgtaattttgaaagaaacatCTAAATGACAATGACTCAGTATCCTTAACCTTATCCATTCATGCATAGCCTATCCATTCATACACTGTATTTGCAAGTCTTACAATAAGCCATCACTCCTACAATAGATTATTACCATTCTTTCATCAAAATATTAACCTCTGGccaatcaaaattaatatataaataataagattgaaagaaaattatcttTAAGTTATTTAACTAGTTTGCTGAGTTGGCTAGTATGTTTTTATGGTTTTAGAAGTAAACATGCACTATTTCAtcttaaatatgtaaattacttcaaaatatataaaattcctacaaacaaaatacatataatgttagattattattataaatgttgttttaatataaagaCAAAATTCCCATAACAAAATACATTGCAACATTAAAAGAACACACTAAAATTTAAACAAGCTTTTTAGACAAAAATTCCCATAACAAGCTTTTCAATATATCTCTTAGTTTAACCAATTCACTTGtttagttaatataataatagcCCCTTGTTCATAAATGGAATACAATTATTATTGAAGCATCAAATGCGTGGAAGACTCTGCAATTACTGGTTGACTAAACCATCGAAGACTCGGCCCATTTCATCACTACATTGCACTGAGTCAATGACATCAGCTATCAGCGGTTCAATCCTATTCATCCTTGTCTTACCATGGCATTAGAATTCGTCGGTGGTGCTCTTCTTTCTGCTTTCCTTCAGGTGGCATTCGAGAAGCTAGCTTCTCCCCAAATTCTCGATTTCTTTTGTGCAAAGAAGCTTGATCAGAAGCTGCTGACCAAGTTGGAAACCAAGCTGAATTCAATCAATTCTCTGGCTGATGATGCAGAGAGAAAGCAGTTCACGGATCCACATGTCAGAAACTGGCTGCTTAAGGTCAAAGATGCTGTCCTTGATgcagaagatctcttggatgatATACAAAAGCTCTCCAAAAGCCAACTGGATGCTGAATCTGAATCTCAAACCTCTACAGGCTGCACTTGCAAGGTACTCAatttcttcaaatcttctccTATTAGTTCCTTTAACAAGGAAATTGAGTCTAGGATGGAAGAAAACCTTGACGATTTAGAATTTCTCTCAAGCCAAAAGGGTGCTCTAGGATTGAAAACAACTAACAGTGTTGGATATGGGTTGAGCAATGAACTGccacaaaaatcacaaacaacATCTTTGGTGGTTGGAACTGACATTTATGGCAGAGATCATGATAAAGAAGTTATTTTTGAGTGGCTGACGTCTGACATCAATCGTAACCAGCCATCAATACTTTCTATTGTGGGAATGGGCGGAGTGGGTAAGACCACTCTTGCTCAACATGTATTCAATGACCCAAGGGTGGATGAGCCTAAATTTAATGTCAAAGTTTGGGTTTGTGTTTCACAAGAATTTGATGTTTTCAAGTTATCAAGAGCAATTCTTGAAGCTGTCACTAAATCAACTGATGATAGCAGAGATATGGAGATGGTTCATagaagattgaaagaaaaattgatgggAAAGAAATTCTTTCTCATTTTGGATGACCTTTGGAATGAAAACCAACCTAAATGGGAAGAAGTGAAGAAGCCTCTTGTTTTTGCGGCCCAAGGGAGTAGGATTCTTGTCACCACACGAAGTAAAGAAGTTGCTTCTACCATGCGGTCAGAAGTTTACTCCCTAAAGCAATTACATGAAGATCATTGCTGGAAATTGTTTGCTAAACATGCATTCCGAGGTGATGATGATACTCAACCAAATCCAGAATGCAGGGATATTGGAATGAAGATTGTTAAAAAGTGTAAAGGGCTACCTCTTGCCTTGAAAACAATGGGAAGCATGTTATACAACAAATCATCTCTTTCAGAATGGAAAATTGTGTTTCAAAGCGAAATATGGGAATTTTCAAAAGAGCAATGTGATATTATTCCCGCTTTAGCATTGAGCTATATCCACCTTCCTTCCCATCTCAAGGCCTGCTTTGTTTATTGTGCCCTCTTTCCCAAAGATTATGAGTTTAAGAAGGAGCATCTGATACACTTGTGGATGACTGAAAATCTCTTACACTGTCGTCAACATAGTAAGACTCGAGAAGAAGTTTGCCAACAATACTTCAATGATCTACTATCAAGGTCTTTCTTCCAACAATCAGGTGAAAAGGTAGGACTATTTGTCATGCATGACCTCCTAAATGATTTGGCAAAATATGTGGGTGGAGACATATACTTTAGGTGGGAAGTTGATCAAGCCGAAAAGATGCAAAAAGTAACTCGTCATTTGTCACTTGAACTTGGTGACAACAAATATTTTGATGGGTTTGGAACTTTATTCAAAACGGAAAGGTTGCGTACATTTCTGCCAACATCAGATAGGAAATTGGTTTACTTATATTGGTATTGCAATATGTCGATACATGAATTGTTCACCAAGTTCAAGTTCTTGCGTATTTTATCTCTCTCTCATTGTTCTAACCTTAAAGAATTACCCGATTCTGTTGGCAATCTTAAGCATCTTCGTTCGTTAGACCTCTCTTGgactgaaataaaaaaattatctgaaAAGATATGTTCACTTCCCCACTTACAAATAATGAAGTTGAACTGCTGTAGCCTTTTGGAAGAGTTGCCCTCAAATTTGCATTTACTCACCACTTTGTGTCGCCTTGAATTTATATTCACTAAAGTGAGAAAAGTGCCACCAGGTTTGGAAAAACTAAAGAATCTAAAAGTAATGATGACTACCTTTGAGGTTGACCATGGTATGGAGTCGGGTATTCAAGTGCTAGGAAAGCTCAACATCCTTTATAAAGACCTATCAATTGGGGGACTACAATACGTTGAGAATCCTGAGGATGCATTAGAAGCTGATTTGAAGAACAAAACACATCTTGTGAGGCTAACATTGGGATGGGAGAGGATTGGGAACTCTATGGATTCAAAAAAAGCAGAGGTAATTGAGAATCTGCAACCTTCCAAAAACTTAAAGGAGTTGTCAATCTCTGATTATGGTGGGAATAAATTTCCAAAGTGGTTATTTGATGATTCTTTACCAAATCTAGTGTCCTTAGAGTTGGCTAACTGTGAATTTTGCCCAAGCTTACCTCCGCTTGGTCTTTTACCATTTCTAAAGACGCTGTATATTTCAGGGTTTGATAAGGTAGTGAGCATTGATGCTGATTTTCATGGGAACAACTCTTCTTCATTTCAATCCCTTCAAAGGTTGGAGTTCTCCTATATGAGGCAATGGGAAAAATGGGAATGCCAATTTGTGACAAGTGCTTTTCAAAATCTTCGAATTCTTTCTTTAAAGGATTGTCCGAAACTGAAAGGACAACTGCCAGAGCTACTTGTTCCTTTGGAAACACTAGAAATTACAGGTTGCCAACAACTTGAAGTTTTGCCTCCCAGGACTCTAGAATTAGACCTACGTCACTCTGGAAAGTTGCAATTGGATTGGGCTCCAATGGAGTGGCCTAGAATGGGTGGGCACCACATGAAAGCATTATTTTCTAAAGGTGATGGGTCCCGCACTCTTCATAAGTTGGAAATTGAAGACTCAATCGATGACTCTATCCCTCTAACGACTTTTCCACTAGATTCCTTCCCAACAGTCAAGAGACTTGTTCTCTCTAGGTTTGGTAATCTACATATGATCTCACAGGATCAAGCTCATCAAGATCTTGGAGATCTAATAATCAGCGAGTGCCCTAAATTAGAATCATTTCCTGCAAACATACATATGTTGCTTCCATCTCTATGGAGGCTACGGATAATGGACTGTCCAAGGCTTAAGTTGTTGTCTAGCGGAGGTTTGCCATCGAATCTAGAAGAGATGAAACTCATTAATTGCTCTAGACTTGTTGGGTCACTGAAAGGAGCTTTCGGAGACAGTTCTTCTTTGGAAAGCTTAGAGATAGCAGAATTGGATGCAGAATGTTTTCCTGATGAAAGTTTGCTTCCACCCTCTCTTGCTAAACTAACCCTTCGTGATTGTCTAAATCTAGAAAAACTAGACTATAAGGGGCTTTCCCAACTCTCATCTCTCCAGTCATTGGCTCTTCTGCACTGCCCCAAACTCCAATGCTTACCAGAACAGGGTTTTCCCCAATCAATTTCGAAtcttaaaataatcaattgtcCTTTACTTAAACAGCGTTGCCAGAGGGGAGGCCAAGACTGGGAAAAGATTGCTCACATTGAATGTCTCAACATGTGGTAGTGATGTTGTTCGTTTTgaatactatttttcttttgaatgtgTATAAActacttttctctttcattggTAGTCTTGGAAAAACTTCTGACAATTCATCCTTTCcatcaaattttttaacatcaaatttatGAACACTCTCCCTTTGTATACTATTATGTTTAGAATAATTATACAACTCTGTTCGAACtccttcaaaaaaaaaatatgtttatttgtatttttatgtttaatatcatattatttcttttaaattatgctttaaatattttaaaaactttttagtCCTTTTCACTTAGTTCtatcttaataatatatatatatatatatatatatatatatatatttttttttttttttatcataacatATGCTGTTTATATAGGTAATAGAAGTGACTTAATATTATTGTATCTGATTCCTTGTCATTTTGCGCGTTTGAATCAGCACTGCAGA
Encoded here:
- the LOC106755072 gene encoding putative disease resistance RPP13-like protein 1, giving the protein MALEFVGGALLSAFLQVAFEKLASPQILDFFCAKKLDQKLLTKLETKLNSINSLADDAERKQFTDPHVRNWLLKVKDAVLDAEDLLDDIQKLSKSQLDAESESQTSTGCTCKVLNFFKSSPISSFNKEIESRMEENLDDLEFLSSQKGALGLKTTNSVGYGLSNELPQKSQTTSLVVGTDIYGRDHDKEVIFEWLTSDINRNQPSILSIVGMGGVGKTTLAQHVFNDPRVDEPKFNVKVWVCVSQEFDVFKLSRAILEAVTKSTDDSRDMEMVHRRLKEKLMGKKFFLILDDLWNENQPKWEEVKKPLVFAAQGSRILVTTRSKEVASTMRSEVYSLKQLHEDHCWKLFAKHAFRGDDDTQPNPECRDIGMKIVKKCKGLPLALKTMGSMLYNKSSLSEWKIVFQSEIWEFSKEQCDIIPALALSYIHLPSHLKACFVYCALFPKDYEFKKEHLIHLWMTENLLHCRQHSKTREEVCQQYFNDLLSRSFFQQSGEKVGLFVMHDLLNDLAKYVGGDIYFRWEVDQAEKMQKVTRHLSLELGDNKYFDGFGTLFKTERLRTFLPTSDRKLVYLYWYCNMSIHELFTKFKFLRILSLSHCSNLKELPDSVGNLKHLRSLDLSWTEIKKLSEKICSLPHLQIMKLNCCSLLEELPSNLHLLTTLCRLEFIFTKVRKVPPGLEKLKNLKVMMTTFEVDHGMESGIQVLGKLNILYKDLSIGGLQYVENPEDALEADLKNKTHLVRLTLGWERIGNSMDSKKAEVIENLQPSKNLKELSISDYGGNKFPKWLFDDSLPNLVSLELANCEFCPSLPPLGLLPFLKTLYISGFDKVVSIDADFHGNNSSSFQSLQRLEFSYMRQWEKWECQFVTSAFQNLRILSLKDCPKLKGQLPELLVPLETLEITGCQQLEVLPPRTLELDLRHSGKLQLDWAPMEWPRMGGHHMKALFSKGDGSRTLHKLEIEDSIDDSIPLTTFPLDSFPTVKRLVLSRFGNLHMISQDQAHQDLGDLIISECPKLESFPANIHMLLPSLWRLRIMDCPRLKLLSSGGLPSNLEEMKLINCSRLVGSLKGAFGDSSSLESLEIAELDAECFPDESLLPPSLAKLTLRDCLNLEKLDYKGLSQLSSLQSLALLHCPKLQCLPEQGFPQSISNLKIINCPLLKQRCQRGGQDWEKIAHIECLNMW